The following are from one region of the Streptomyces changanensis genome:
- a CDS encoding class E sortase codes for MARARSRIAGVISVFGELLITAGVLMGLFVVYSLWWTNVLADREADAQGDAVRDSWSDTGPGALDTKGGVGFLHVPAMGGDEVLVKAGTSADVLNHGVAGYYTEPIKSALPQDRTGNFTLAAHRDGHGAKFHNIHKLKSGDPIVFETKDTWFVYKVYETLPKTSRFNVDVLQPVPKESGRTKPGRYITLTTCTPILTSDFRYIVWGELVRTEKVDGDRTKPAELR; via the coding sequence GTGGCACGTGCGCGCAGCCGGATCGCCGGCGTCATCAGTGTCTTCGGCGAACTGCTGATCACCGCAGGCGTGCTGATGGGGCTGTTCGTCGTCTACTCGCTGTGGTGGACCAACGTCCTGGCCGACCGCGAGGCGGACGCGCAGGGCGACGCGGTGCGCGACAGCTGGTCCGACACCGGGCCGGGCGCCCTCGACACCAAGGGCGGCGTCGGCTTCCTGCACGTACCGGCCATGGGCGGCGACGAGGTGCTGGTCAAGGCGGGCACCAGTGCGGACGTCCTCAACCACGGCGTCGCCGGCTACTACACCGAGCCGATCAAGTCGGCGCTCCCGCAGGACCGCACGGGCAACTTCACGCTCGCCGCGCACCGCGACGGCCACGGCGCGAAGTTCCACAACATCCACAAGCTGAAGTCCGGCGACCCGATCGTCTTCGAGACGAAGGACACCTGGTTCGTCTACAAGGTCTACGAGACGCTGCCGAAGACCTCGCGGTTCAACGTGGACGTCCTCCAGCCGGTCCCCAAGGAGTCCGGCCGCACCAAGCCCGGCCGGTACATCACGCTCACGACCTGCACGCCGATCCTGACCTCCGACTTCCGCTACATCGTCTGGGGCGAGCTCGTGCGTACGGAGAAGGTCGACGGGGACCGGACGAAGCCGGCCGAGCTGCGCTGA
- a CDS encoding class E sortase: MTPGRPGHATGGEQEGSPWFRATNAPDQEPGPEPAQQPAPAQQPGQWPQQPYAAPAGPLADPAAAPDPYQAPYEPYGTAHEAPYAAYESYDGLQAPQGRHGRHARPQPATQPQEPAYGEQPPGRAEPPYARPAYPEPATYGDPAPRGQRPPAYRQPPAAEYDRAAEPPGVDATAVLAPVTDDPAPPAAGPTAADAPPAGGRAERRRAAKSRGRRRAPASPAPTAAPASGTPMSRVEARRAARAAKEGFGVIASRVMGEVFITFGVLMLLFVAYQLWWTNVQAGLEVDRAKDRIAEDWAKGGGTGEPGVFEAGEGFAILHIPKLDVAVPVAEGIDKEKVLDKGMAGHYAEGALKTAMPSDKQGNFAVAGHRNTHGEPFRYINQLRPGDPIVVETRDAYYIYEMASILPQTPPSNVSVLKPVPDGSGFTGPGRYLTLTTCTPEFTSTYRMIVWGKMVEERPRSKGVPDALAG, encoded by the coding sequence GTGACCCCGGGGCGTCCCGGGCACGCCACGGGGGGCGAGCAGGAGGGGTCGCCCTGGTTCCGGGCGACGAACGCACCGGACCAGGAGCCGGGGCCCGAACCGGCCCAGCAGCCCGCGCCGGCCCAGCAGCCCGGGCAGTGGCCGCAGCAGCCGTACGCGGCGCCCGCCGGGCCCCTCGCGGACCCGGCAGCCGCTCCCGACCCGTACCAAGCCCCGTACGAGCCGTACGGGACGGCCCACGAGGCCCCGTACGCGGCCTACGAGTCCTACGACGGCCTCCAGGCGCCGCAGGGCCGCCACGGCCGGCACGCCCGCCCGCAGCCCGCCACACAGCCGCAGGAACCCGCTTACGGCGAACAGCCGCCCGGGCGCGCGGAGCCGCCGTACGCGCGGCCCGCGTACCCGGAGCCGGCGACCTACGGTGACCCGGCGCCGCGCGGACAGCGGCCCCCGGCGTACCGGCAGCCGCCCGCGGCGGAGTACGACCGGGCCGCCGAGCCCCCCGGCGTCGACGCGACGGCCGTGCTCGCCCCCGTGACGGACGATCCCGCCCCGCCGGCCGCGGGCCCCACGGCGGCGGACGCCCCACCCGCCGGCGGTCGCGCCGAGCGGCGGCGCGCCGCGAAGTCCCGGGGCCGCCGCCGCGCGCCCGCGTCCCCGGCGCCCACCGCGGCGCCCGCCTCCGGCACGCCCATGTCCCGCGTCGAGGCGCGCCGGGCCGCCCGGGCGGCCAAGGAGGGCTTCGGCGTGATCGCCAGCCGGGTCATGGGCGAGGTCTTCATCACCTTCGGCGTGCTGATGCTCCTCTTCGTCGCCTACCAGCTGTGGTGGACGAACGTGCAGGCCGGGCTGGAGGTCGACAGGGCCAAGGACCGCATCGCGGAGGACTGGGCGAAGGGCGGGGGCACCGGCGAACCGGGCGTCTTCGAGGCGGGCGAGGGCTTCGCCATACTCCACATCCCGAAGCTCGACGTCGCCGTGCCCGTCGCCGAGGGCATCGACAAGGAGAAGGTGCTCGACAAGGGCATGGCCGGCCACTACGCCGAAGGCGCCCTGAAGACCGCCATGCCCTCCGACAAGCAGGGCAACTTCGCCGTGGCGGGCCACCGCAACACGCACGGCGAGCCCTTCCGGTACATCAACCAGCTGCGGCCCGGCGACCCCATCGTCGTCGAGACGAGGGACGCGTACTACATCTACGAGATGGCGAGTATCCTGCCGCAGACTCCGCCCTCGAACGTCTCGGTGCTCAAGCCCGTCCCCGACGGATCCGGCTTCACCGGACCGGGCCGGTACCTCACCCTGACCACCTGCACCCCGGAGTTCACCAGCACCTACCGCATGATCGTGTGGGGGAAGATGGTGGAAGAACGGCCGCGCAGCAAGGGCGTACCGGACGCGCTAGCGGGCTGA
- a CDS encoding aminodeoxychorismate/anthranilate synthase component II: MSARILVVDNYDSFVFNLVQYLYQLGAECEVLRNDEVELGHAQDGFDGVLLSPGPGTPEEAGVCVDMVRHCAATGVPVFGVCLGMQSMAVAYGGVVDRAPELLHGKTSPVVHGGKGVFTGLPSPFTATRYHSLAAEPTALPDVLEVTARTEDGIIMGLRHREHAVEGVQFHPESVLTEHGHLMLANWLEQCGDTGAVGRSAGLAPVVGKAVA; the protein is encoded by the coding sequence GTGAGCGCGCGCATCCTCGTCGTCGACAACTACGACAGCTTCGTCTTCAACCTCGTCCAGTACCTGTACCAGCTCGGCGCCGAGTGCGAGGTCCTGCGCAACGACGAGGTCGAGCTCGGCCACGCCCAGGACGGCTTCGACGGCGTCCTGCTGTCTCCCGGCCCGGGTACGCCCGAGGAGGCCGGCGTGTGCGTGGACATGGTCCGGCACTGCGCCGCCACGGGCGTACCGGTCTTCGGCGTCTGCCTCGGCATGCAGTCCATGGCCGTCGCGTACGGCGGCGTGGTCGACCGCGCGCCCGAGCTGCTGCACGGCAAGACCTCCCCGGTGGTCCACGGCGGCAAGGGCGTCTTCACCGGTCTGCCCTCGCCGTTCACCGCGACGCGCTACCACTCCCTGGCCGCCGAGCCCACCGCGCTCCCCGACGTCCTGGAGGTCACGGCGCGCACCGAGGACGGGATCATCATGGGGCTGCGCCACCGGGAGCACGCCGTGGAAGGCGTCCAGTTCCACCCCGAGTCGGTGCTCACCGAGCACGGTCACCTGATGCTCGCCAACTGGCTGGAGCAGTGCGGTGACACCGGGGCGGTCGGCCGTTCCGCGGGTCTCGCGCCGGTGGTGGGCAAGGCCGTCGCGTGA
- a CDS encoding DUF881 domain-containing protein — translation MSNSADSPTGAARRGKWRPVRLLTAAVFALAGLIFVTSFNTARGTNIRTDDSLLRLSDLVLDRSEKNKKLEETTATVREEVDGLARRDAGSSEAEDARLGALEKAAGTTEVSGDGLTVTLNDAPPDARAAPGYPEPQANDLVIHQQDLQAVVNALWQGGARGIQVMDQRLISTSAVRCVGNTLILQGRVYSPPYRITAVGDTGRLRRALALSPAVQNYQLYVKAYGLGWKVDSRGAMTLPGYTGTVDLRYAEPAA, via the coding sequence TTGAGCAATTCAGCCGACTCTCCCACGGGAGCCGCCCGGCGCGGGAAGTGGCGGCCGGTACGGCTGCTGACGGCCGCCGTGTTCGCGCTCGCGGGCCTGATCTTCGTCACCAGCTTCAACACGGCCAGGGGCACCAACATCCGCACGGACGACTCCCTGTTGCGCCTCTCCGATCTCGTCCTGGACCGCAGCGAGAAGAACAAGAAGCTGGAGGAGACCACGGCGACCGTGCGCGAGGAGGTCGACGGGCTCGCCCGCCGCGACGCCGGCTCCAGCGAGGCCGAGGACGCCCGGCTCGGAGCCCTGGAGAAGGCGGCCGGTACCACCGAGGTCTCCGGCGACGGCCTCACCGTCACGCTCAACGACGCCCCGCCGGACGCCCGCGCCGCCCCCGGATACCCCGAGCCGCAGGCCAACGACCTGGTGATCCACCAGCAGGACCTCCAGGCCGTCGTCAACGCCCTCTGGCAGGGGGGCGCACGGGGCATCCAGGTCATGGACCAGCGGCTGATCTCCACCAGCGCGGTCCGCTGCGTCGGCAACACCCTGATCCTCCAGGGCCGCGTCTACTCCCCGCCCTACCGGATCACCGCCGTCGGCGACACCGGCAGGCTGCGCCGGGCCCTCGCGCTCTCCCCCGCCGTCCAGAACTACCAGCTGTACGTGAAGGCGTACGGGCTCGGCTGGAAGGTCGACTCGCGCGGCGCCATGACGCTGCCCGGCTACACCGGCACCGTCGACCTGCGGTACGCCGAGCCGGCCGCCTGA
- the crgA gene encoding cell division protein CrgA, with product MPKSRIRKKADFTPPPAAKQATAIKLTNHSWVAPVMLALFAIGLAWIVVFFVTDGTLPMESLRNWNVAVGFGFIAAGFAVSTQWK from the coding sequence GTGCCGAAGTCACGTATCCGCAAGAAGGCCGACTTCACGCCGCCCCCCGCCGCGAAGCAGGCGACCGCCATCAAGCTGACCAACCACAGCTGGGTCGCCCCGGTCATGCTGGCGCTCTTCGCGATCGGGCTGGCGTGGATCGTGGTCTTCTTCGTCACCGACGGCACGCTGCCCATGGAGTCGCTGAGGAACTGGAACGTCGCCGTCGGCTTCGGCTTCATCGCCGCCGGCTTCGCCGTCTCGACCCAGTGGAAGTAG
- a CDS encoding rhomboid family intramembrane serine protease produces MEQDQAPHGLSSCYRHPGVETGIRCTRCERPICPDCMVEASVGFQCPECVRSGSGTGHGAAAARPRNIAGGPLTAGDPHLVTKVLIGANALVFLAGLFVADFVDRTLLIGLAYDLQLGRVIGVADGEWYRMVTSVFLHQEVWHIGFNMLGLWVLGGPLEAAFGRVRYLALFLLSGLAGSALTYVVAAPNQGSLGASGAVFGLMGATFVMVRRLRYDLRPVLGLIALNVLITVVFRDTIAWEAHLGGLVAGAVIAYGLVSGPRERRPVVQWGVCALVLVATVVMTVMRTAALS; encoded by the coding sequence ATGGAGCAGGACCAGGCGCCGCACGGGCTGTCGAGCTGCTACCGCCACCCCGGGGTGGAGACCGGCATCCGGTGCACGCGCTGCGAGCGGCCGATCTGCCCGGACTGCATGGTCGAGGCGTCGGTGGGCTTCCAGTGCCCGGAGTGCGTGCGGAGCGGGTCGGGCACGGGCCACGGCGCGGCGGCCGCACGTCCCCGCAACATCGCGGGCGGTCCCCTCACGGCGGGTGATCCCCACCTCGTCACCAAGGTGCTGATCGGGGCGAACGCCCTGGTCTTCCTGGCCGGCCTGTTCGTCGCCGACTTCGTCGACCGAACGCTGCTCATCGGTCTCGCCTACGACCTCCAGCTGGGCCGGGTGATCGGCGTCGCCGACGGCGAGTGGTACCGGATGGTGACGTCGGTCTTCCTGCACCAGGAGGTCTGGCACATCGGCTTCAACATGCTGGGCCTGTGGGTGCTCGGCGGTCCGCTGGAGGCGGCGTTCGGCCGGGTCCGGTACCTCGCGCTGTTCCTGCTGTCGGGGCTGGCCGGCAGCGCCCTGACCTATGTGGTCGCGGCGCCGAACCAGGGCTCCCTCGGCGCGTCGGGCGCGGTGTTCGGGCTGATGGGCGCGACGTTCGTCATGGTGCGGCGGCTGCGGTACGACCTGCGGCCGGTCCTGGGGCTGATCGCCCTGAACGTCCTCATCACCGTGGTCTTCCGGGACACCATCGCCTGGGAGGCGCACCTCGGCGGACTGGTCGCGGGGGCGGTCATCGCGTACGGCCTGGTCAGCGGCCCGCGGGAGCGGCGGCCCGTGGTGCAGTGGGGCGTCTGCGCGCTGGTGCTGGTGGCGACCGTCGTCATGACCGTGATGAGGACGGCCGCGCTCAGCTGA
- a CDS encoding peptidylprolyl isomerase, whose translation MAEQLYATLKTNHGDIEIRLLPDHAPVTVRNFVELAKGEREWTNPATGQKTTDPLYNGTVFHRVISGFMIQGGDPLGNGTGGPGYEFKDEFHPDLGFNKPYLLAMANAGPGTNGSQFFITVAPTTWLTGKHTIFGEVTSEAGKKVVDAIAALRTNPRTDRPVEDVVIESVVVESR comes from the coding sequence GTGGCCGAGCAGCTGTACGCCACCCTGAAGACGAACCACGGCGACATCGAGATCCGGCTCCTGCCGGACCACGCGCCGGTCACGGTCCGGAACTTCGTCGAGCTCGCCAAGGGTGAGCGCGAGTGGACGAACCCGGCGACGGGTCAGAAGACCACCGACCCGCTGTACAACGGCACGGTCTTCCACCGGGTGATCAGCGGTTTCATGATCCAGGGCGGTGACCCGCTGGGCAACGGCACGGGTGGCCCGGGGTACGAGTTCAAGGACGAGTTCCACCCGGACCTGGGCTTCAACAAGCCCTACCTGCTGGCCATGGCCAACGCCGGTCCGGGCACCAACGGTTCGCAGTTCTTCATCACCGTCGCGCCGACGACCTGGCTGACCGGCAAGCACACCATCTTCGGCGAGGTCACCAGCGAGGCCGGCAAGAAGGTCGTGGACGCCATCGCGGCCCTCCGGACCAACCCGCGCACCGACCGTCCGGTGGAGGACGTGGTCATCGAGTCCGTGGTCGTCGAGTCCCGCTGA
- a CDS encoding DUF5324 family protein → MTRMDSVRAATDTAKESVLHAADVVAPYAGAAREQAALYAHAARVKVAPKVSRAAQQAACQARAQYGAYVAPHVPPKVDAAAQRAAYRTRLAARQAADFTVPRVESAVAAAGPVGAEAVARSTAALAALRGQVTVKEVRKLVRKHERRARMRRVAKGMAVAGLVIGGAVAVWKWWDNQANPDWLVEPPTEVPERSPLVSVDGSGPDASLAEADAGSGSTEATGLETNENGDERR, encoded by the coding sequence GTGACCCGCATGGACAGCGTGCGCGCCGCCACCGACACGGCGAAGGAGAGCGTGCTGCACGCCGCGGACGTCGTGGCGCCCTACGCCGGCGCGGCCAGGGAACAGGCCGCGCTCTACGCGCACGCAGCGCGCGTGAAGGTGGCGCCCAAGGTTTCCCGAGCCGCCCAGCAGGCCGCTTGTCAGGCCCGCGCGCAGTACGGCGCCTACGTCGCTCCGCACGTGCCGCCGAAGGTCGACGCCGCCGCGCAGCGCGCCGCGTACCGGACCCGGCTGGCGGCGCGTCAGGCCGCCGACTTCACCGTGCCGCGGGTGGAGAGCGCGGTGGCCGCCGCTGGACCGGTGGGCGCGGAGGCCGTGGCCCGTTCCACCGCCGCCCTCGCCGCGCTGCGCGGTCAGGTGACGGTGAAGGAGGTCAGGAAGCTGGTGCGCAAGCACGAGCGCCGCGCCAGGATGCGCCGCGTGGCCAAGGGAATGGCCGTGGCGGGCCTGGTCATCGGCGGTGCCGTGGCCGTGTGGAAGTGGTGGGACAACCAGGCCAACCCGGACTGGCTGGTGGAACCGCCCACTGAGGTCCCCGAGCGTTCCCCGCTCGTGTCCGTCGACGGCAGCGGACCGGACGCGTCACTCGCCGAGGCGGACGCGGGGAGCGGGTCGACGGAGGCCACCGGGCTGGAGACGAACGAGAACGGCGACGAGCGCCGCTGA
- a CDS encoding DUF6344 domain-containing protein: protein MAAVRIQQFWTAIVSFFCGVLASLRRSAPTAGPVSGRPPAAGPASAAVALPGQRSAAPTAGPVPSPVPGRAAAGERALPPTIKQRIRAEAHGSSPAVRRMRAARAGDTAAAPAGDVASARVRTAPAHAGTASAPVGAEAVVPVAAAAVTAAP from the coding sequence ATGGCCGCCGTCAGGATCCAGCAGTTCTGGACCGCAATCGTCTCCTTCTTCTGCGGTGTCCTCGCCTCCCTGAGGCGCTCCGCGCCCACCGCCGGGCCGGTTTCCGGCCGCCCGCCCGCCGCCGGCCCGGCCTCCGCCGCGGTGGCCCTGCCGGGACAGCGGTCGGCCGCGCCCACCGCGGGTCCGGTGCCGAGTCCCGTGCCCGGGCGGGCGGCGGCGGGGGAGCGGGCGCTGCCGCCGACCATCAAGCAGCGGATCCGCGCCGAGGCGCACGGCTCCTCGCCCGCCGTGCGCCGCATGCGCGCCGCCCGTGCCGGGGACACGGCCGCCGCCCCTGCCGGGGACGTGGCCTCCGCTCGTGTGCGGACGGCCCCCGCCCACGCGGGAACGGCCTCCGCCCCCGTGGGGGCGGAGGCCGTCGTGCCCGTCGCCGCGGCCGCCGTCACCGCGGCGCCGTAA
- a CDS encoding helix-turn-helix domain-containing protein has translation MDAAQQESTARARELQRSWYGEPLGALFRRLIDDLGLNQARLAAVLGLSAPMLSQLMSGQRAKIGNPAVVQRVQALQELASQVADGSVSAVEATDRMEEIKKAQGGSVLTASSQAPTSSGAPTVRRVVREIQSLLRSVAAAGDIIDAADSLAPTHPELAEFLRVYGAGRTADAVAHYEAHQS, from the coding sequence ATGGATGCCGCACAGCAGGAATCGACCGCCAGAGCCAGAGAGCTCCAGCGCAGTTGGTACGGGGAGCCGTTGGGGGCGCTCTTCCGTCGGCTCATCGACGACCTCGGGCTGAACCAGGCCCGGCTCGCCGCCGTCCTGGGTCTTTCCGCCCCGATGCTGTCGCAGCTGATGAGCGGCCAGCGCGCAAAGATCGGCAACCCGGCCGTCGTCCAGCGCGTCCAGGCGCTCCAGGAGCTCGCGAGCCAGGTCGCCGACGGCAGCGTCAGCGCGGTCGAGGCGACCGACCGGATGGAGGAGATCAAGAAGGCGCAGGGCGGCTCCGTCCTGACCGCCTCCAGCCAGGCGCCGACCAGCTCGGGCGCGCCGACGGTCCGCCGTGTCGTCCGTGAGATCCAGTCGCTGCTGCGCTCCGTCGCCGCGGCCGGGGACATCATCGACGCCGCGGACTCGCTCGCCCCCACCCACCCGGAGCTGGCAGAGTTCCTCCGGGTGTACGGCGCCGGGCGCACCGCGGACGCGGTCGCGCACTACGAGGCCCACCAGAGCTGA